The stretch of DNA ATATGTTCTCCGCGATCAGCGCTATAAAACTGGGGCTATTAACTTTGAAACAACAGAAGTTAAGTTTAGGCTTGATGAAACCGGAAAGCCGATTGGTGTTTATGTGAAAGAACGTAAGGATGCTCATAAGCTTATCGAAGATTTTATGCTGCTTGCTAATCGAAAAGTGGCAGAGTTCGTTGCTAAAATGGGACCTAAAAAACGATCGTATACATTTGTTTACCGTGTTCACGATGCACCCGATGAAACGATGTTGACGAAATTTTCGGAATTTGCTGCCCGTTTCGGTTATAAGATCAACATGAAAAGTCATAAAGAGATTTCAAAATCGCTCAATTTCTTAATGGATGATGTAACTGGAAAAAAGGAACAGAACGTATTAACGCAACTAGCCATTCGAGCAATGGCTAAAGCTATTTATACGACTAAAAAGAGCAGTCACTACGGATTAGCATTTGATTATTATACACACTTTACTTCTCCTATTCGTCGTTACCCAGATGTATTGTCACATCGACTATTGGCGCATTACCTTGCGAAAGGTAAACCTGCCAATGCTGATCAATATGAGAAAATGTGTGAACATTCATCGCAAATGGAAAAACGGGCTGCTGAGGCTGAACGTGCATCTATAAAATATAAACAGGCCGAATACTTGCAGAATAATGTGGGTGAGGAATTTGACGGAATTGTTTCTGGAGTTACCGAGTGGGGCATGTATGTAGAAATAGTCGAGAATAAGTGCGAAGGAATGATCCGTTTGCGCGATATGAACGATGATTTTTATGTACTGGATGAAGCAAACTATTGTATTATCGGTCAACGTAAAAAGAAAAAATATCAATTAGGAGACACCGTTCGAATCAAAGTTAAATCTGTCAATCTGGTGAAACGCCAGATAGATTTTACAATGGTTACACAGTAAAATCCGATATTTGCGGTTTATATAAATAATAGCGATTCTATTTTTAATGTTATCTATAAAACAATTACAGGAAATAATTACCAACGAGATTGATCAGTTACAACTGCCGGAGTATCCTGCAGAATTGTATGAGCCAATCCGTTATTTATTGAATTTAGGTGGAAAAAGAATGCGTCCGGTGCTTACCCTTATGGGCTGTAATCTTTTTTCTGATGGTATTCAGGGTGCAATAAAACCAGCTCTGGCAGTTGAGGTATTTCACAACTTTACATTGGTGCACGACGATATTATGGATAATGCACCAATCCGTAGAGGGAAAGCTACTGTCCATGAAAAATGGGATGCAAACAGCGCGATCCTTTCCGGCGATGTAATGATGGTGAATGCTTATGAGTTATTAATGCAAGTTCCTGACTCAAAATTGCGTGATTTGTTAACGATCTTTAATAAAACTGCGATTGAAGTTTGTGAAGGTCAGCAAATTGACATGAATTTTGAAAGTCGTGAGTATGTAGGCGTTAATGAATACCTGGAAATGATCGGGCTTAAAACAGCCGTTTTATTAGGGTGTTCATTGCAAATCGGTGCATTAATAGGTAATGCAACAACGGAAGAGGCTGAACATTTATACCAATTTGGTAAAAACTTAGGTATTGCATTTCAGTTACAGGATGATATTTTAGATGTATTCGGTGAACCTGAGAAGTTTGGAAAAATGGTAGGAGGTGATATTATTGCCAATAAGAAAACTTTCTTGCTGATTAAAGCACATGAATTGGCTCAGGGAGAAAATAAAGCAAATCTTGAAAGGTGGCTAACTACAAAAGTGTTTAAAACTGAGGATAAGGTGAAGGCAGTTACTGAAATTTATGACCAATTAAATATTCGGAAGCTGGCTGAAATTGAAATGCAGCATTTTGCAGAAAAAGCCCTGTTTCATATTAACCAGATTTCTCTAAGTGAATCACGTAAGCAACCTTTGGTAGAGTTTGCAGAACAATTAATGGTTCGTGAACACTAATCAATAAAATACTTCCGGGGGACTTAATGTCCTCCGGAATTTAATGAAAGTAACACTACTCCTCCAATAATTAATAGTGTCCCTAAACCTTGAATCAAGGTTAACTGCTCCCTTAATACCAGAATTCCTAAAATTGCGGCCACCGCAACAGATCCTCCAATGATTACCGGTGTTGCAACTGATGCCGGAGTACCTTTGCCAAATACGAAAAAGGTCAATACCTCAGCCAGCCCAACAAAAAATCCGGCAAGGCAAGAGTATAGAACTCCTTTGGATGAAATTTCAATTTCCTGGTTTTTGAATTTTATATAGATCAATAAAATTATTCCACATAAGGCAGCAACAACTTGTAATATTACAGCACCAGCAACCTGATTAATACTTCCGGATGCTACTTTAATAAAGAAGTTATATAAGCCGAAACAAAATGCGCAACAGATCGCTAAAATGAGCCAATTCATAGTATAATCAGTTATTAGAATCGGCAAAGATAAAAACAGAAACTTTATACAGAATTTTGTTGCTGTAAATAACCACAAACTAAGACTTTCATATTAGTTGATTTTTTGGCATTTTAGCGCCACCAAAAAAATATTTATATCCCGCTTATGAATGCAAGTAGAGTTCAGGCCACAGTTATTGGAGATTCAGATGCAGAGCCTGAAGCGCTTACCGCTGCTGAAGCTGTTGGTGCTATTTTAGCCCGTTTGGGTGTTACTGTTGTAACAGGCGGACGTGGTGGGATTATGGAAGCTGCCAGTAAAGGTGCTGCTGAGGCGGGCGGGTTAACCGTTGGTGTTTTACCATTTGAAGATAGTTCGAAAGCGAATTCATGGTGTAAAGTTGTAATCCCAACCGGATTGGGTCATGCACGTAATTATGTGAATATTTTATGTGGTGATTTTATCATCGTGATAGGAGGGGGAGCAGGAACACTTTCTGAAATGTGTTTTGCCTGGATTCAAAACAAACCTATTTTTGCGCTTAAGGCTTTTGGAGGGTATGCTCAGGAGTTTGCAGGAAAGCAACTTGACTCACTTCGTCCTGATGTAGTTATATCCTGCGAGAACCTTAGAGAACTTGAAAAAAAGATTGGTGACTGGTTGCACCTTGATAATATCTTAAACTAAACCCGTAATACGTTGTTGTCAAAATAACAACGCAAGAAACGGGTTGTACTCCATTCAGTCTCGAATTATCTTCGTATAAAAATAATATTTATATGAACTTCTCTCAGCAAGAAATCAACTATTATAGGATAGAAAAGGCTATAAAGTACCTGGAAGAGCACTTCTTGGAACAACCCAATCTGGATGAGTTAGCTGAAAAGCTAGGTTTAAGCTCGTTTCATTTTCAAAGAATGTTCACCGAATACTCAGGAATTAGCCCTAAACGATTTTTACAGTACCTCACTTCTGATTATCTGAAAGGAAAACTTTCCGAAACTCAAAATCTTATCCATGCGGCAGAGGAAGCAGGTTTATCCAGCCAATCTAGGGTTTATGATTTATTCGTAACGCTCGAAGCTGTAACGCCACAGGAATATAAAACTAAAGGGGATGGATTAGAGATTAGTTACGGTTTCCATTCAACGCCATTTGGTCGTTGTTTAATAGGAATTACAACTAGAGGTGTTTGTTGGTTATCCTTTATTAATGATGAAGAGGATTTACCGGAGCTTTCAAAACTACATTCTCATTGGGAGAAGTCGGTTATTATAAAAGATGAGAAAGCAACCGCTGTGTATATCGAAAAGATATTCTCTAATTCAAAAGCAGATGATTCAAAACTTAACGTATTAGTTAAAGGAACAAATTTTCAGGTAAAAGTATGGGATGCCCTTTTGAACCTTCATCCTGGAGATCTGGTAACATACCAGCATATTGCTAATCAAATTGGAAATCCTAAAGCATTGCAAGCCGTAGGTTCAGCAGTGGGAGCAAATTCATTGGCCTACCTTATTCCATGTCACCGCGTAATTCGTAAAGAAGGTAAACTTGGTGAATATCGTTGGGGCAGCGGAAGAAAGAAAGTAATCATTGCCTATGAACAAACAAATGCAGAAACAGTATTTAATAATGAGATAAATTAAAATAGAAATATATCCGGTTGAGAAGAAAATTCAAAAGAACCTTTCTTATTCAAAAACTACAAAGGCAATGTTAAGCGTAGTTTTGATAAAAGAAAGGTTTTTCTGTTTTTAACTATTAACCCCGAAAAAGCACTCCTTTCCCCAGTGGTGCTCTCCCTTCTCCTTGAGGAGAAGGGTCGGGGATGAGGTTGAAATAAACTTTTTAGTACAGTTTATCAGGCAGTTAGTAAAAGGTGGTAAAAATAGTTTAGAAATAGTTTGGCGGGAGGATGAATTTTTCTACTTTTGCACTCCCGAAACGGATGGTACGGGGCAAGGTTGAAAGGGTGTAAGGGGCGGAAGTTTCGCAAGAAACGGAGCTTGGACAAAGGGAAAGAGAGGGAGGAGAAAAAGTTAAAAAACTTTTTGGAGAAGTGAAAAAGAGTGTTACCTTTGCAGCCCGCTAGAGAGGGAGAGAAAACATTGAAAAGAGGGTAAAGGAGCTTGAAAAGGCAAAAAAAATAAAAAAAATATTTTTTTGAAAATTAAAAAAGATGTTTACCTTTGCAACCCCAAACAGACGGAAGGTCGGTTTGAAAACTGAAAAAAAGAAAGCGGGATAAAAGGAAAACGGTCGCAAGACTGGACAGGTTCGACTCCTGGGATATCCACGAAAGTTAACCAAAAGGGTTAACAACAAGTTCTTTGAAGAGATGAGAAATAGCGCAGCGCGAGCAGGTAGCAATACCTGGTCAAGCTAAGAATAACTGTCAATCCAAGAGACAATCCCGAAATTAAAAATCGGGACCTTTTCCGTAGCGATACGGAAATAGGAACAAACTTAAAGTATACAACGGAGAGTTTGATCCTGGCTCAGGATGAACGCTAGCGGCAGGCCTAATACATGCAAGTCGAACGAGATTAGAGACTTCGGTTTCTATGAAAGTGGCGCACGGGTGCGTAACACGTATGCAACCTACCTTCAATTGGGGGATAGCCTTCCGAAAGGGAGATTAATACCGCATAAGATATCAGAATGGCATCATTTAGATATTAAAACTTTGGTGATTGAAGATGGGCATGCGTTGCATTAGCTAGTTGGTAAGGTAACGGCTTACCAAGGCTACGATGCATAGGGGATCTGAGAGGATGGTCCCCCACACTGGTACTGAGATACGGACCAGACTCCTACGGGAGGCAGCAGTAAGGAATATTGGTCAATGGACGGAAGTCTGAACCAGCCATGCCGCGTGCAGGAAGACGGCCCTATGGGTTGTAAACTGCTTTTGTCGGGGAATAAACCTAGATACGTGTATTTAGTTGAAGGTACCCGAAGAATAAGGATCGGCTAACTCCGTGCCAGCAGCCGCGGTAATACGGAGGATCCAAGCGTTATCCGGATTTATTGGGTTTAAAGGGTGCGTAGGCGGTAAATTAAGTCAGAGGTGAAAGCCTGCAGCTCAACTGTAGAACTGCCTTTGATACTGGTTTACTTGAGTACAGATGAAGTGGGCGGAATGTGACAAGTAGCGGTGAAATGCATAGATATGTCACAGAACACCGATTGCGAAGGCAGCTCACTAAAGTGTAACTGACGCTGAGGCACGAAAGCGTGGGGATCAAACAGGATTAGATACCCTGGTAGTCCACGCCCTAAACGATGATTACTCGCTGTCGGCGATATACAGTCGGCGGCTAAGCGAAAGCGTTAAGTAATCCACCTGGGGAGTACGGTCGCAAGATTGAAACTCAAAGGAATTGACGGGGGCCCGCACAAGCGGAGGAGCATGTGGTTTAATTCGATGATACGCGAGGAACCTTACCCGGGCTTGAAAGTTAGTGAATGATTTAGAAATAGATCAGTCAGCAATGACACGAAACTAGGTGCTGCATGGCTGTCGTCAGCTCGTGCCGTGAGGTGTTGGGTTAAGTCCCGCAACGAGCGCAACCCCTATGATTAGTTGCCAGCATTAAGATGGGGACTCTAATCAGACTGCCTACGCAAGTAGAGAGGAAGGCGGGGACGACGTCAAGTCATCATGGCCCTTACGTCCGGGGCTACACACGTGCTACAATGGATGGTACAGAGGGCTGCGACCTAGTAATAGGAAGCCAATCTCAAAAAGCCATTCACAGTTCGGATTGAGGTCTGCAACTCGACCTCATGAAGTTGGATTCGCTAGTAATCGCGTATCAGCAATGACGCGGTGAATACGTTCCCGGGCCTTGTACACACCGCCCGTCAAGCCATGAAAGCCGGGGGTGCCTAAAGACTGTAGCCGCAAGGAGCGGTTTAGGGCAAAACTGGTAATTAGGGCTAAGTCGTAACAAGGTAGCCGTACCGGAAGGTGCGGCTGGAATACCTCCTTTCTAGAGAAGGATAGCAGTTAAAAAAATAGCTGCTGCGCTATGAAAATCTCATTTCAAAAATAATCACAAGAGAAAAACCCAAGTACCGGTAGGAAGGGTAGATTGATCAGCAAAGCCTACTGCCTACAGGAACAAGAAAGAGTCCCGTAGCTCAGTTTGGTTAGAGCACTACACTGATAATGTAGGGGTCAGCAGTTCAAGTCTGCTCGGGACTACAAAACGATCTTGGGGAATTAGCTCAGCTGGCTAGAGCACCTGCCTTGCACGCAGGGGGTCAACGGTTCGAATCCGTTATTCTCCACCAAGACCGTCATTCAAAGGAATGACAAACGGTCAAGAAGTTCTTTGACATATTGAAAGAAGTTACCTGTAAGAAGGTAAACGAGCAACAGATAGAATTAATTCTATAATGTAAGCATAAGACGCAAGTCTTAGTAAAGAAAGTTACTAAGGGCGCACGGGGGATGCCTTGGCTCTCAGAGGCGAAGAAGGACGTGATAAGCTGCGATAAGCATCGGGGATTGGCAAATACGAATTGATCCGGTGATTTCCGAATGGGGAAACCTGATTATCTGAAGGATAATCGTAAAAAACGCAAACGCGCTGAACTGAAACATCTAAGTAGGCGTAGGAAGAGAAAACAATAGTGATTTCGTAAGTAGTGGCGAGCGAACGCGAAAGAGCCCAAACCAGTAATGTTACGGCATTACTGGGGTTGTAGGACAGTGCTGTGGACTATAAGATTGAACTGGAATGCTTTGGGAAGAGCAACCATAGGACGTGACAGTCGTGTACAGGCAAGATCTTATTACCTAACTGTATCCTGAGTACCGCGAGGTCGGAGACGCCTTGTGGGAATCTGCCAGCACCATCTGGTAAGGCTAAATACTACTGAGAGACCGATAGTGAACAAGTACTGTGAAGGAAAGGTGAAAAGAACCCCGAACAGGGGAGTGCAATAGAACCTGAAACCGTGCGCTTACAAGCGGTCGGAGCATCGAAAGGTGTGACGGCGTGCCTTTTGCATAATGAGCCTACGAGTTACTTCTCACTGGCAAGGTTAAGTTATTAAGTAACGGAGCCGAAGCGAAAGCGAGTCTGAATAGGGCGCATAGTCAGTGGGAGTAGACGCGAAACCTTGTGATCTACCCTTGAGCAGGATGAAGTTGCAGTAACATGTAATGGAGGTCCGAACCGGTTTACGTTGAAAAGTATTCGGATGACTTGAGGGTAGGGGTGAAAGGCTAATCAAACTGGGAAATAGCTCGTACTCTCCGAAATGTTTTTAGGAACAGCCTGGCGGTTGAGTGTGCTAGAGGTAGAGCTACTAATTGGATGCGGGGGAGTCAAATCCTACCAAATCCAGATAAACTCCGAATGCTAGACACATATACGCTGGAGTGAGGCTTTGGGTGCTAAGGTCCAAGGCCGAGAGGGAAAGAACCCAGACCATCAGCTAAGGTCCCCAAATTTACACTAAGTTGAACTAACGGGGTCCGATTGCACAGACAGCTAGGATGTTGGCTTGGAAGCAGCCATTCATTTAAAGAGTGCGTAACAGCTCACTAGTCGAGCGATCGGGCATGGATAATAATCGGGCATCAAGTGTAATACCGAAGCTATGGATAATACTCTGTATTATGGTAGGAGAGCATTCTAACAACGGCGAAGGTGTACCGTAAGGTATGCTGGAGTGGTTAGAAAAGCAAATGTAGGCATAAGTAACGATAAAGCAGGCGAGAAACCTGCTCACCGAAAGACTAAGGTTTCCTGATCAACGCTAATCGGATCAGGGTTAGTCGGGGCCTAAGGTGTAGCCGAAAGGCGAAGCCGATGGACAATTGGTTAATATTCCAATACTATCTTGTATTGTGACGGGGAGACGCAGTGGTGAAAGATCCGCGAACTGACGGAATAGTTCGTTAAAGGGCGTAACTATAGGGCTGGTAGGCAAATCCGCCGGCTTTGGTGAAACCTGAAAGTACCGCAAGCCTACGGGTGCGTGGATAGTGATCCTAAAGGCTGCCGAGAAAATCCTCTAAACTTCAGATACAAGATACCCGTACCGTAAACCGACACAGGTAGTCGAGGAGAGAATCCTAAGGTGCTCGAGTGAATCATGGCTAAGGAACTCGGCAAAATGGCCCTGTAACTTCGGGAGAAGGGGCGCCCCTTAACGGGGGCCGCAGTGAAAAGGCCCAGGCGACTGTTTAACAAAAACACATGGCTTTGCAAAATCGCAAGATGAAGTATAAGGCCTGACACCTGCCCGGTGCTGGAAGGTTAAGAGGGGATGTTAGTCGCAAGGCGAAGCATTGAATCGAAGCCCCAGTAAACGGCGGCCGTAACTATAACGGTCCTAAGGTAGCGAAATTCCTTGTCGGGTAAGTTCCGACCTGCACGAATGGTGTAACGATCTGGGCGCTGTCTCAGCCATGAGCTCGGTGAAATTGTGGTATCGGTGAAGACGCCGGTTACCCGCAACGGGACGGAAAGACCCCATGCACCTTCACTACAACTTAACATTGATATCGGATACAGGATGTGTAGGATAGGTGGGAGACTGTGAGCCGGATTCGCTAGGATTCGGGGAGTCAACGTTGAAATACCACCCTTTCTGTATTTGGTGTCTAACCCTGCTGAAGCGGGGGACATTGTTTGGTGGGTAGTTTGACTGGGGTGGTCGCCTCCAAAAGAGTAACGGAGGCTTTCAAAGGTATGCTCAGTACGCTTGGTAACCGTACGTGGAGTGCAATAGCAAAAGCATGCTTGACTGTGAGGCCCACAAGCCGATCAGGTACGAAAGTAGGATATAGTGATCCGGTGGTTCTGCATGGAAGGGCCATCGCTCAAAGGATAAAAGGTACGCTGGGGATAACAGGCTGATCTCCCCCAAGAGCTCATATCGACGGGGAGGTTTGGCACCTCGATGTCGGCTCGTCACATCCTGGGGCTGGAGAAGGTCCCAAGGGTTCGGCTGTTCGCCGATTAAAGTGGCACGCGAGCTGGGTTCAGAACGTCGCGAGACAGTTCGGTCCCTATCTGTTGTGGGCGTAGGATATTTGAGTGGACCTGACCTTAGTACGAGAGGACCGGGTTGGACGAACCGCTAGTGAATCAGTTATGACGCCAGTTGTACAGCTGAGTAGCTACGTTCGGTCGAGATAAGCGCTGAAAGCATCTAAGTGCGAAACTCACCACAAGATGAGATATCCATACAGGATCGTGGAAGATGACCACGTTGATAGGCTACAGATGTAAAGGTGGTAACATCAAAGTCGAGTAGTACTAATCATCCGAAACTTTCTGCAAAGAAAGCCTCGTTTACTTTCTGCGGTAGTAACTTCTTTCAAAAATATGTCTAAAAGAGATTCAAAAGATATTCAGGTGCCTATATCGGCGGTGTCCACCTCTTCCCATTCCGAACAGAGAAGTTAAGCCCGCCAGAGCCGATGGTACTGCCGTAACAGGTGGGAGAGTAGGTCGGTGCCGATTTTTATACAAGCCCGTTGGTGAATAACCAATGGGCTTTGTTTGTTTACAGCCCAACCAATTGGTAGTAAACTACACGGTGGATCGGTTCCCTTTGGGTAGTTATTGGTTTTGTACCTAAAGGCACAACAAAGCTGAATAAATGACTATACCTACCGAGCTGTTGCACCTGATGGCGCAATGCCTGAAACGACGTAAGACCGTCAGGTATAAAGGTATCCTGTCCGGAAATGAATTGTCCAGGCATTTACATTTAGTCAACAGATTCTTCGTGCCTCAGGATGACACACCGTTGGGTCCATTGTGCTAATTAAAATTTATGTAGAAGATTGCTCCAGCGGAGCAAACATCGGTAGCCATGACACATCCCAAAAACAATTGTGCCGTTAGGTACAAAACAGTAGCCGGTTCGGTAATGAACTGTCCAGCCATACGCATTTAGTCAACGGATCCTGTGTGCCTCAGGATGACACACGGTTGATCGATTGTGCTAGTTAAGTAGTTCCTTAGTTGATACTTTAACGTAAGGAAAGTTCCAGCGGAGCAAAACATCGGTAGCAATGACGTCCAAAAAGCGGTTGTGTCATCAGAATTATTATTATTCTTCTATATAAAAATAATCTTCAATTAAACGTTTAATGATAAGTATTGGAATAACTATTAAGAAGGAAATCCAGACTGTAGGTTGATTGTTTAAAGTTTTAAGTAATTCCTTCGTTAAAAATAGAATTGAAACTAAACAAGAGAATCCATATAAAAGATATTTCCAATCAAAAATCCCTTCTTTTATAATCAGGAGTATGGAGCTTCTGTTTTCAATTTCAAGTTTTAAAACTTTGCCCTTGCCGAATACTATATAGACACAATCGTTTGAATTTATGTTAAACCTTTTTTCTTCAGATGAGTAAAATGCATATTTCTTGTTATTAATAATAACATGTGCGGGTCTGTTCTTTAGAAAATAGTTGTTTTGTCGTTTTATTATGATTTGACAATCATTTATCATGTGTAGTGCTTTTATGAATTAAGCTTTATTTATTATAACCGGCAATATAGGCTTTTGCCGCTTTGTCGGGTTTGATGTATCATTGCTGAATCGTTTTTTATCAGTAATAATATATCTTCAATGAACTCTATTTGGTTGTACTCCTCTTCTTTTTATACATCACATAAATAGATAATTGTGCATAGAATATGTTTTTCATTACTATTCTATAAGCATACAAATTGCATTGTATCTTTTTTACTATTAGAAATACAATATAGTTACAAGTTAAGTGTAACTACATTTTTAAAGACTTTAATTAGAGCTACATCAAATTTTAATCTATCTTAGTTCCCCCTAACTAACCATAATAATGAAGAAAGCATTCGTTTTTTTATCAATTATTTTATTTCCATTCATTGGTTTGCGTGCTCAGCAACCTAAGGTTTACAGCTCTTCTGAAATTTTACTTGCACTGAAAAAGCTGAATACATTTGGTTCTGCACTTTACGTGGCTGCTCATCCAGATGATGAAAATACACGGTTGATTGCATGGTTAGCTAATGAAAAGAATGTTAGGACTGGGTATTTATCAATGACTCGTGGTGATGGTGGGCAAAATCTTATTGGTGATCAACAAGGGGAATTGTTAGGGTTGATCAGAACACAGGAATTGTTGGCTGCCCGAAGAGTTGACGGTGCTGAACAGTTTTTTACAAGAGCAAACGACTTTGGTTTTTCGAAGAATCCTGAGGAGACATTTAAAATTTGGAATAAAGACTCCATCCTGGCTGATGTAGTTTGGACAATCAGGAAATTTCGTCCGGATGTTATCATAACACGGTTCGCTACTGATGGAAGTGGAGGACATGGTCATCATACAGCTTCAGCTATTTTGGCGGAAGAAGCATTTACAGCTGCAGCAGATCCTAACCGTTTTCCTGAACAATTAAAGTATGTACAACCTTGGCAAGCAAAGCGGTTGCTTTATAATAATGCATCTCGTTTTTGGAATCCTAATGCGGATATGACTGGGAATGTTGCTGTAGAGGTGGGTTCTTATAATGCAATGCTTGGAAAATCTTATGGTGAGTTAGCTGCTGAAAGCAGAAGCATGCATAAGAGTCAGGGATTTGGGTCGGCTAAAACTCGGGGTTCTGTAACTGAGTATTTCAAGAATATTAAAGGATATGCAGCTGAAAAGGATATTTTCGACGGTATTGAACTTTCGGCTAATCATGTTGCCGGTGCTGAAAGCTTTATGCAATGGTCGAAGAAAGCACAGGATGAATTTTTAGCTGATGAACCGGGGACAGTTATTCCTGATTTATTGAATGCTTATAAGGCTTTAGATTCTATTCAAGACTCTTACTGGAAAAATCAAAAAAGGAAAGAACTTGAAAATGTATTGTTAGCTTGTTCAGGAATATACCTGGAAGCTACTGCATCTGATTATTATGTGGCTCCGGGGGATGTTTTGAAAGTGGCTGTTTCTGCAATCAATCGCTCTGAGGCTTCAATCGTACTTGAAAAAGTAATATTG from Solitalea canadensis DSM 3403 encodes:
- a CDS encoding polyprenyl synthetase family protein — protein: MLSIKQLQEIITNEIDQLQLPEYPAELYEPIRYLLNLGGKRMRPVLTLMGCNLFSDGIQGAIKPALAVEVFHNFTLVHDDIMDNAPIRRGKATVHEKWDANSAILSGDVMMVNAYELLMQVPDSKLRDLLTIFNKTAIEVCEGQQIDMNFESREYVGVNEYLEMIGLKTAVLLGCSLQIGALIGNATTEEAEHLYQFGKNLGIAFQLQDDILDVFGEPEKFGKMVGGDIIANKKTFLLIKAHELAQGENKANLERWLTTKVFKTEDKVKAVTEIYDQLNIRKLAEIEMQHFAEKALFHINQISLSESRKQPLVEFAEQLMVREH
- a CDS encoding EamA family transporter, with product MNWLILAICCAFCFGLYNFFIKVASGSINQVAGAVILQVVAALCGIILLIYIKFKNQEIEISSKGVLYSCLAGFFVGLAEVLTFFVFGKGTPASVATPVIIGGSVAVAAILGILVLREQLTLIQGLGTLLIIGGVVLLSLNSGGH
- a CDS encoding TIGR00725 family protein, whose amino-acid sequence is MNASRVQATVIGDSDAEPEALTAAEAVGAILARLGVTVVTGGRGGIMEAASKGAAEAGGLTVGVLPFEDSSKANSWCKVVIPTGLGHARNYVNILCGDFIIVIGGGAGTLSEMCFAWIQNKPIFALKAFGGYAQEFAGKQLDSLRPDVVISCENLRELEKKIGDWLHLDNILN
- a CDS encoding methylated-DNA--[protein]-cysteine S-methyltransferase, which codes for MNFSQQEINYYRIEKAIKYLEEHFLEQPNLDELAEKLGLSSFHFQRMFTEYSGISPKRFLQYLTSDYLKGKLSETQNLIHAAEEAGLSSQSRVYDLFVTLEAVTPQEYKTKGDGLEISYGFHSTPFGRCLIGITTRGVCWLSFINDEEDLPELSKLHSHWEKSVIIKDEKATAVYIEKIFSNSKADDSKLNVLVKGTNFQVKVWDALLNLHPGDLVTYQHIANQIGNPKALQAVGSAVGANSLAYLIPCHRVIRKEGKLGEYRWGSGRKKVIIAYEQTNAETVFNNEIN